The sequence CCGCGCCCTCAGCCGCGCCTACGGCTCGCTCGGCTGCATCCGTGCCGGGCGCATGGCGCTGGTGCCGAACGGGGTCGATCTCGAAAGGTTCAGGCCGCCCGGCAACACCGGCGAGAAAGAGGCGGAACGCCGCCAACTCGGCCTTCCCGAGAAGGGCTTGATGATCCTGTACGTTGGCGGCTTCATGCCGCGCAAAGGCTGCGACCTGCTGCTGGAGGCATGGGCACGGGCGGAGAGCCTCCACCCGGATGCCTTCCTCGTTTGCGTCGGCAGCCAGGGCATGCGGCAGACCTTCCGCGATCCTGAGCTGCAACGGGAGATGGGGGATTTCCAGTCCTCGATGGCCGGCCTGGCTGAGAGGCTGGAATCACGGGGGCGGCTGAACATGGCGGGCGAGGTGAACAATGTTGACGCATACTACCGGGCGGCCGACGTGTTCGTGTTCCCCTCCCGCCGGGAAGGGCTGCCCAATGCCGTGCTGGAAGCCATGGCCTCAGGGCTGCCATGCCTGCTCGCACCCTTCCATGGGTTCCCTGAGAGCGGGGAGGAATTCGGAGCGGCCGGGAACGAGTTCCTGCGGGTTCCGCATGACGCGGATTCGTGGGTGGCCGCCATTTCCGAAATTTTGGGCGATGCGGGGCGGAGGGCGGAGCTGGGTCAGAACGCGCGCCGCCTGATGGAACGCACCCAGGGCTGGGACGCCACGGTTGCAGGCTTGGCGAACACATATCTCGGGCTGATGGGAGGGGACAAATGACACGGGACACGTTTTTGCCCGGAAAGCTGAAACGAGCAGCCGGGGATCTGCTACGGTATTCCCCGCTTTCCAGGCGGGCGTTCTCGGCGATCAAGGGATTTGGGGCTGCGTTCGCCCGCGATGGGAGCATGAGGCTTGTCAGGTGGCTTGACAGCTATCGCTTCGCCACCGGCGGCGGCGCGTGGGAAGGCCTCACCCGGAATCGCCTTTCACAGTGGCACGGGACGGCAAGCGCCGGGATCTGGAGGGACTCACGGATCGGCTGGGACCGATTCAAGGGCTGGCAGCAATCTGGCCCGCTCAGCCGCACCGTGGTGCTCAAGGCCCCGGCGCAGGCCGAAAGAGGGGTGCTGCTTGTCACCTTCGAATACAATTGGTTCAAGCTCCTCAGGGATGCGGATGTAGCCCGGCGCATCGAGTCGGAATACGACATCATCTTTTCCACCAGCTCTTCCCCAGGGGATTACGCCATGCTCGGACTGGCGCTCTCCACCCTGGCCGGCCCGGTGTATGTCATGGCTTGCAATTATGGCGAGATAGCCAAGCTCGAGGGATTCCATCCCCGCGTGCGCTGCCTGCCCATGCTGCCCTGCGACTGGCTGGACCCATCCGCGTACCGGCCGAAACCATGGGAAGACCGAAGCATCGACATCCTGATGGTGGCCGGTTGGGGGCCGGTCAAACGCCACTGGCATTTCTTTGATGCCCTGCGGTCGCTGCCACCGGGTCTCAGCGTGGTTTTGGTCGGCCAGCCGGATGGCGCATATGACCGCAATTCGATTCTCCGGCTGGCGCGCGAGTTCCGTGTTCCTCAGAAACTCGTGGTTCACGAGAGCCTTGGCATCGATCAGGTCCGCGAGCTGCAGTGCGACAGCCGGATCTCCGCCGTGTTCAGCAGGCGCGAAGGATGCTGCGTTGCTGTCGCCGAATCCCTGATGGCTGACTCTCCCGTCGCCCTGGTCACAGGAACCCACATGGGGCCGGCGGAATACATCAACGGCCAAACCGGCTGCTTCCTACCGCTCCGCGGGACGGGGCCGGCGCTGGCGGAATTCCTCAGGCGGGCGGAATCCTGCCGCGCGCGGGAATGGGCCGTGCAACACATCGCGAACACGGTTTCCGCAGACAGGCTCGGGATCTTTTTCGCCGCGGAGCGGGTTGAGCGCGGGGAGCCATGGTCCGGCGGGCTGGCTGTGCCGAAATGGAGCCCCCACCCCATGATCCCCGAGGGTGCCGCACACGACAGCCTGGCGGGCGCATTCGAGGGCCTGCACCGCAGTTTTCCCGGGCTCTTCCCCAGGGATCTCATCCATACGAGCAGGCTGTGAGCGCGCCGCGGCCGCGCGTTCAGAGATCCCGGAGATTTTCGTAATACCACCTTGCGGCGGCAGCGATGCCCTGGGAAAAATCGAACCGTGGGGCGTAGCCAAGCAAGGCGGTCGCCTTGGCTATCGATGCCTGGGAGTGCGGGATATCGCCTACGCGTGAGGGCCCGTGGACCGGCTTGACCGCCCTGACCTGCGGATCGAACTCGCCCAGATGTTCCTGCAGCGCCGCGACCAGATCGTTCAGGTTGGTGCGCCCCCCGCAGGCGGCGTTGTAAACCGTGTTGACCGCCGCCGGATCCGAGGCCAAGGCCGCCAGCTGGTTGATCTGCACGACATTGTCCACATACGTGAAATCGCGCGAGAACAGCCCGTCGCCATTGATGACGGGGCTTTCATGCCGCAGCAGGGAGATGGCAAACTTGGGGATCACGGCAGCATACGCGCCGAAAGGGTCCTGCCGGGCGCCGAAGACATTGAAGTAGCGCAGGCCCACCGTTTCCATCCCGTAGAGCTCGGAAAAATTCCCGGCATACAGCTCATCCACATACTTGGTGATGGCATAGGGCGAGAGCGGCCTGCCGATGTTATCCTCGACCTTGGGCAGCGCCGTGCTGTCGCCGTAGGTGGAGCTGCTGGCCGCATAGACGAAGCGTTTCACCTTCGCATCGCGGCTGGCCAAAAGCATGTTGAGGAAGCCCATGACATTGACCTCGGTGGAGAGGATGGGATCCTCGATCGAGCGGGGCACCGATCCCACCGCCGCCTGATGCAGCACGTAGTCCGCTCCATCGCACGCCTTGCGGCAGGCCGCCAGGTCGCGGATATCCCCCTCGATGAGGGTGAAATTCGCATCGGATGCATGATGGGCGATGTTTTCCCTCTTCCCGGTGAAAAAATTGTCCAGGCATACGACTTCGTTGCCCTGGCCGAGGAGCGCATCGGTCAGGTTCGAGCCGATGAAGCCC comes from Akkermansiaceae bacterium and encodes:
- a CDS encoding glycosyltransferase family 4 protein; this translates as MRRHGITVHVCTALRPHHLCDSEEWNSIHILRFPDCVDESHHRERELILAKALGLIRGMDPGKGCIQPNGETWRTTFALARARMMGIPSTFYFSMFPPESDLRGWAKLRARLRISLCLLPFRRLVFCSRALSRAYGSLGCIRAGRMALVPNGVDLERFRPPGNTGEKEAERRQLGLPEKGLMILYVGGFMPRKGCDLLLEAWARAESLHPDAFLVCVGSQGMRQTFRDPELQREMGDFQSSMAGLAERLESRGRLNMAGEVNNVDAYYRAADVFVFPSRREGLPNAVLEAMASGLPCLLAPFHGFPESGEEFGAAGNEFLRVPHDADSWVAAISEILGDAGRRAELGQNARRLMERTQGWDATVAGLANTYLGLMGGDK
- a CDS encoding SDR family oxidoreductase translates to MNRTITNSRVLVTGGAGFIGSNLTDALLGQGNEVVCLDNFFTGKRENIAHHASDANFTLIEGDIRDLAACRKACDGADYVLHQAAVGSVPRSIEDPILSTEVNVMGFLNMLLASRDAKVKRFVYAASSSTYGDSTALPKVEDNIGRPLSPYAITKYVDELYAGNFSELYGMETVGLRYFNVFGARQDPFGAYAAVIPKFAISLLRHESPVINGDGLFSRDFTYVDNVVQINQLAALASDPAAVNTVYNAACGGRTNLNDLVAALQEHLGEFDPQVRAVKPVHGPSRVGDIPHSQASIAKATALLGYAPRFDFSQGIAAAARWYYENLRDL